A genomic stretch from Halalkalibacillus sediminis includes:
- a CDS encoding M20 family metallopeptidase, whose product MKQHLAKEMEQIQTDLKQMSVQLYENPELGDQEFKSMRVLVDFLKEHGFEVEVGIVDRPTAFQATFSSSKPGPTISYLAEYDALPGVGHGCGHNLIGTMSCGAAVALSKLIEQTGGTIIVFGTPAEETNGAKVPLSEKGYFDEVDAALMVHPGGDSHASGESLAMDAVQFAYTGRSSHAAAAPEKGINALDSVIQLFNGINALREHLPTDVRIHGIISEGGQAANVVPDYAEARFYLRAKKRETLDAISKKVFSIAEGAAQMTGSTLAISNYELSYDDMRTNQTLSEAFTKNLIATGVEKVHPPQTSFGSLDMGNVSQKCPAIHPYIGMDNPNLVAHTKEFAETTVSEAGQNALVRGALALAFTGYDLLTNKELYDEMKREFS is encoded by the coding sequence ATGAAACAACACCTTGCAAAAGAAATGGAACAAATACAAACAGACCTTAAACAAATGAGTGTTCAATTATATGAAAACCCAGAATTAGGGGATCAGGAATTTAAATCGATGAGAGTGCTCGTGGATTTTTTGAAAGAACATGGATTTGAAGTGGAAGTCGGAATTGTCGATCGTCCAACGGCATTTCAGGCAACTTTTTCAAGTAGTAAACCTGGACCAACAATTTCATATCTAGCTGAATATGATGCTCTTCCTGGTGTGGGGCACGGATGTGGTCACAACCTGATAGGTACGATGAGCTGTGGTGCAGCGGTTGCATTAAGTAAACTGATTGAACAAACAGGAGGAACAATTATTGTGTTCGGAACACCTGCTGAAGAAACTAACGGGGCGAAAGTTCCTTTGTCTGAAAAGGGTTATTTTGATGAGGTTGACGCGGCTCTCATGGTACACCCTGGTGGTGATTCTCATGCAAGTGGGGAATCTTTAGCGATGGATGCCGTGCAATTCGCATACACGGGTCGTTCAAGCCATGCCGCAGCAGCACCGGAAAAGGGGATCAATGCACTAGATTCAGTTATACAGCTATTTAATGGAATTAATGCCTTGCGAGAGCATTTACCAACGGATGTGAGGATCCATGGAATCATTTCAGAAGGAGGACAAGCTGCCAATGTTGTTCCTGATTATGCAGAGGCCCGCTTTTACCTCCGTGCGAAAAAGAGAGAGACTCTTGATGCAATCAGTAAAAAAGTATTCTCGATAGCAGAGGGTGCAGCACAAATGACTGGTTCCACACTCGCAATCAGCAACTATGAACTAAGCTATGATGATATGAGGACCAACCAGACTTTATCTGAAGCGTTTACGAAAAATTTAATCGCAACAGGAGTAGAAAAAGTTCATCCTCCACAAACTTCTTTCGGCTCACTTGATATGGGGAATGTCAGTCAAAAATGTCCTGCAATCCATCCATACATCGGAATGGATAACCCGAATTTAGTCGCTCATACGAAAGAATTCGCCGAAACGACGGTAAGTGAAGCTGGCCAAAATGCTCTTGTTCGTGGAGCTTTAGCACTTGCGTTTACAGGCTATGATCTATTAACCAATAAAGAGCTGTATGATGAAATGAAGCGTGAGTTCAGTTAA
- a CDS encoding cystathionine gamma-synthase family protein: MKQYNMGTKALWAGEKDQLAFGATQVPVVHSVSFGYDDMDEWYEVAVGNKEGHIYGRNTNPTVEAFEEKLRILEGAEAATSFSTGMAAISNTLSTFLFPGDRVISIKDTYGGTNKIFTEFLPKQNIEVELCETGNHEAIEAALEKGCKVLYLETPTNPTVKITDIERMAKKGHEAGAIVIIDNTFATPVNQNPLALGVDLVIHSATKFLGGHADALGGIVCGPKELVEQIYHYREINGATLDPMAAYLLLRGMKTLKLRVERQNENAQRIAEYLKTVSWVDDVFYPGLEDHPGHDIAKEQMSGFGGMLSFAVRGGVETVRELLPKLQLANRAANLGSVETIVGPSRTTSHVECTPEERAAMGIPEGLIRYSAGIEDIEDLIHDLEQAFAQLPEELLTAK, encoded by the coding sequence ATGAAACAATATAACATGGGAACGAAAGCATTATGGGCTGGAGAGAAGGATCAATTAGCATTCGGTGCTACTCAAGTGCCTGTCGTTCATAGCGTGTCGTTTGGATACGACGACATGGATGAATGGTATGAAGTAGCTGTTGGTAATAAAGAAGGTCACATTTACGGGAGAAATACCAACCCGACAGTCGAAGCATTTGAAGAGAAATTACGCATACTAGAGGGAGCGGAGGCAGCAACCAGCTTCTCAACAGGGATGGCTGCAATAAGTAATACGTTGAGCACCTTCTTGTTCCCTGGTGACCGCGTCATATCTATCAAGGACACGTACGGAGGCACAAATAAAATCTTTACGGAGTTTCTTCCGAAGCAAAATATAGAAGTAGAGTTGTGTGAGACAGGTAACCACGAAGCTATAGAAGCAGCTTTGGAAAAAGGATGCAAAGTACTTTATTTAGAAACACCTACGAATCCGACCGTAAAGATCACTGACATTGAGCGAATGGCAAAGAAGGGCCATGAAGCAGGAGCAATCGTCATTATTGATAACACATTTGCTACACCAGTCAATCAGAATCCACTTGCATTAGGTGTAGACTTAGTTATTCATAGTGCTACGAAATTTTTAGGCGGGCACGCTGATGCTCTTGGCGGTATTGTATGTGGACCTAAAGAGCTAGTAGAACAAATTTATCATTATCGTGAAATCAATGGAGCCACTCTAGATCCGATGGCAGCATATCTGTTACTTCGAGGAATGAAAACCTTGAAATTAAGAGTAGAACGTCAAAACGAGAATGCTCAACGAATAGCCGAATATTTGAAAACGGTCTCATGGGTAGATGATGTTTTCTATCCAGGCTTGGAAGATCATCCTGGACATGATATTGCCAAAGAGCAGATGAGTGGATTTGGTGGCATGTTAAGTTTCGCTGTCAGAGGCGGTGTGGAAACGGTTCGCGAATTACTCCCTAAATTACAATTAGCTAACCGTGCTGCAAATTTAGGATCTGTAGAAACAATTGTAGGGCCATCTAGAACGACAAGTCACGTTGAGTGTACTCCAGAGGAACGGGCTGCAATGGGGATTCCTGAAGGATTGATTCGCTATTCTGCAGGAATTGAAGATATTGAGGACCTGATTCATGACTTAGAGCAAGCATTTGCTCAATTGCCAGAAGAACTTCTTACTGCTAAATAA
- a CDS encoding tyrosine phenol-lyase, whose translation MRERRTAEPYKIKTVEPLAMLDENERKEALEKAGYNTFLLNSQDVYIDLLTDSGTNAMSDKQWSALMMGDEAYAGSKSWYKLEEAVREIYGYKYVLPTHQGRGAENLLSQMKVNPGDYVPGNMYFTTTRAHQEMNGGTFVDVIIDEAHDSQVELDFKGNVDLDKLKRLIDEVGADKIPYVCLAVTVNMAGGQPVSMKNMRDVYELCQQHGIDVMYDATRCVENAYFIQEREAGYADVPVKKILKEMFSYSDGCTMSGKKDCLVNIGGFLAMNDEDLYTRSRELVVVYEGMPTYGGMAGRDMEAMAQGIYESVDDNYIKHRIHQVRYLGDQLIEAGIPIVRPVGGHAIFLDAREFLPHLEQEQFASQALAAALYLDSGVRSMERGIVSAGRNKETGEHNRPKLEMVRLTIPRRVYTDNHMDVVADSVISLYEKRDQIQGLKMDYEPPTLRFFNARFSPLSGNDLIK comes from the coding sequence ATGAGAGAAAGAAGAACGGCTGAACCATACAAAATCAAGACGGTGGAACCTCTTGCGATGCTTGATGAGAATGAAAGAAAAGAAGCCCTTGAAAAAGCTGGATACAATACATTCTTATTGAACTCACAAGATGTTTACATTGATCTACTCACAGACAGTGGTACAAATGCGATGAGTGACAAACAGTGGTCCGCTTTGATGATGGGCGACGAAGCTTACGCCGGAAGTAAAAGTTGGTACAAATTAGAAGAGGCAGTCAGAGAAATATACGGGTATAAATATGTGTTACCTACTCACCAGGGTCGTGGAGCTGAAAACCTTTTATCTCAGATGAAAGTGAACCCAGGTGATTATGTCCCAGGAAATATGTATTTTACGACAACTCGTGCACACCAAGAGATGAACGGTGGAACTTTTGTCGATGTCATTATTGATGAGGCCCATGATTCACAAGTAGAGCTTGATTTCAAAGGTAATGTAGATTTAGATAAGTTAAAAAGATTGATAGATGAAGTTGGGGCTGACAAAATACCTTATGTCTGTTTAGCAGTCACTGTTAATATGGCAGGAGGTCAGCCTGTCAGCATGAAAAATATGAGAGACGTTTATGAACTTTGTCAACAACATGGAATCGATGTTATGTATGATGCAACCCGTTGTGTGGAGAATGCATATTTTATTCAAGAAAGAGAAGCGGGTTATGCTGATGTACCTGTAAAGAAAATATTAAAAGAGATGTTCTCGTACTCAGATGGTTGTACTATGAGTGGAAAAAAAGATTGCCTAGTCAACATCGGCGGATTCTTAGCGATGAATGATGAAGACTTATATACGCGGTCGAGAGAACTGGTCGTAGTATATGAAGGGATGCCTACTTACGGCGGAATGGCTGGTCGAGACATGGAAGCGATGGCTCAAGGAATCTATGAGTCAGTAGATGATAACTATATCAAGCACCGAATCCACCAAGTTCGGTACTTAGGAGATCAATTGATTGAAGCGGGAATTCCGATTGTAAGACCAGTTGGTGGCCACGCTATTTTCTTAGATGCTAGGGAGTTCTTGCCACATTTAGAGCAAGAACAATTTGCTTCCCAAGCTCTTGCGGCTGCCCTTTATCTTGACTCAGGAGTTCGTTCAATGGAAAGAGGAATTGTTTCTGCTGGCAGAAATAAAGAAACAGGAGAACACAATCGTCCGAAACTGGAAATGGTGAGATTGACGATTCCGAGAAGGGTTTACACGGATAATCACATGGATGTAGTAGCTGATTCAGTCATTTCCCTTTATGAAAAACGAGACCAAATCCAGGGGCTCAAGATGGATTATGAGCCACCAACATTACGCTTCTTTAATGCTAGGTTCTCACCTTTAAGTGGAAACGACCTAATTAAATAA
- a CDS encoding PucR family transcriptional regulator, protein MGIRMDEVMRQPFLEEATVVAGNDLLEKTLVEWVSVMEVPVENFIRKHEFVLSTGLGCADSSKALEEFVKDVIHSGASALTIATGKHVVEIPQSVVKLANEQGFILIEIPWKIRFSDIIQEIVQLLNDEKENERHNAEQVRQQLTDCVLNGGTLEDIISRLHEHIEMPVAISDQKQKIRANCDFDTGVIDTINGFTEGTIEKVTPPDLPFSEHPLYYHLDQYDVNNQRCYELTIYSNAKKQGYLLFMPDHPTDLTWYTMNLLEHGLTACALYFLTENAVELTEIRLKDNFVLSLAKEKQDLDAKWLSKGELLGYDLSLPYVCIVGQIRSKDNDFLPKESERDQSMQSSLHSLNYYVQKEITHASQNLNRQTMSTFDHGEIIIFLEIDHHPHQETVNHFLDMIDRRLHDQLAHTDIAWGIALHQEGFQVFNESYQEARTALDIHIEQHGFGERTFFEDTRVNRILLTMSNDTKIVDMMKETIGPLIEYDQKRETDLVHTFMTYQKYKGNVSQTSRALNLHRQSLLYRLRNIENLTKLSLIDADDSFLLELSVRLWLMHKIK, encoded by the coding sequence ATGGGGATACGGATGGATGAGGTCATGAGGCAACCTTTTTTGGAAGAGGCTACAGTCGTTGCTGGAAATGATTTGCTCGAAAAGACACTAGTAGAATGGGTGTCGGTCATGGAAGTCCCTGTAGAAAATTTCATTCGAAAACATGAATTCGTCCTTTCTACAGGCTTAGGTTGTGCAGACAGTTCTAAAGCGCTTGAGGAATTTGTAAAAGACGTCATCCATTCCGGTGCATCCGCATTGACAATTGCTACCGGAAAACACGTTGTGGAGATACCACAAAGTGTTGTGAAACTTGCGAATGAACAAGGTTTTATTCTGATTGAAATACCTTGGAAAATCAGATTTTCTGACATCATTCAAGAAATAGTACAACTTCTGAACGATGAGAAGGAAAATGAGAGGCACAATGCTGAACAAGTACGTCAACAATTAACTGATTGTGTATTGAACGGTGGAACCCTGGAGGATATAATTTCAAGATTACATGAACATATTGAAATGCCTGTGGCTATAAGTGATCAGAAGCAAAAAATCAGAGCGAATTGTGATTTTGATACTGGGGTGATTGATACGATCAATGGTTTCACCGAAGGAACTATTGAAAAGGTGACACCACCGGATCTCCCTTTTAGCGAGCATCCCCTCTATTATCACCTTGATCAGTACGACGTCAATAATCAGCGTTGCTATGAATTGACGATTTATTCTAATGCCAAAAAACAAGGTTATCTGTTATTCATGCCTGATCATCCAACTGATTTAACATGGTATACGATGAATTTGTTGGAGCACGGTTTAACCGCGTGTGCTCTTTATTTTTTGACGGAAAATGCAGTGGAATTGACTGAAATTCGATTAAAGGATAATTTCGTATTATCATTAGCAAAAGAAAAGCAAGATCTTGATGCCAAGTGGCTCTCTAAAGGCGAATTGTTAGGCTATGATTTATCCTTGCCTTATGTATGTATCGTGGGGCAAATACGGTCGAAAGATAATGATTTCTTACCAAAAGAATCTGAAAGAGATCAGTCCATGCAGTCATCTTTGCACAGTCTGAATTACTATGTCCAAAAAGAAATCACTCACGCCAGTCAAAACCTGAATCGGCAAACGATGTCTACGTTCGATCATGGAGAGATTATTATTTTTCTGGAGATTGACCATCATCCCCACCAGGAGACAGTCAATCACTTCTTAGACATGATTGATCGCCGCCTCCATGACCAATTGGCGCACACCGACATTGCTTGGGGTATAGCCCTTCATCAAGAGGGATTTCAAGTGTTCAATGAAAGTTATCAAGAAGCGAGAACAGCATTAGATATTCATATTGAACAACATGGTTTTGGTGAAAGGACTTTTTTCGAGGATACAAGAGTGAATCGAATCTTACTCACGATGTCGAACGACACCAAGATCGTCGATATGATGAAAGAAACGATTGGACCACTGATTGAATATGATCAAAAACGAGAGACTGATTTAGTCCATACATTTATGACTTATCAAAAATATAAAGGAAATGTTAGTCAAACTTCACGCGCTTTGAACTTGCACCGCCAGTCATTGCTCTATCGTCTAAGAAATATTGAAAATCTGACCAAGTTATCACTGATCGACGCTGATGATTCATTTTTACTCGAATTAAGCGTTCGGTTATGGTTGATGCATAAAATCAAGTAA
- a CDS encoding dipeptidase — translation MEQKVIDYLKENRERHLKELTEFLAIPSVSALSEHNEDTERAAEWVKGQLDEIGFTEAKVMPSDGKPVVYGNYIQDENAPTVLIYGHYDVQPVDPVELWDSPPFEATVRDNKLYARGATDDKGQVFMHLKVMEAILKSEAASPVNFKVLIEGEEEIGSPTLPAFAEKHQDLLQADLIVVSDSALIEKGKPTITYGLRGLAGIQIDVKGAKGDLHSGEYGGGVMNPVHALVKILDSFKDEYNRVTVDGFYDQVPELSQEERDALAAVPFDEEKLRKELDVPEFEGENGYSYTERTSVRPTLEVNGIYGGFQGEGIKTVLPSKASAKVTCRLVPDQDPDKIVELLTEHVENNAPSSVTVEVTPFDKGKPYVTPFDHPVIATAAKAYEKVYKEETAYIRGGGSIPIVAELDRILGVPVVLMGFGLPDENLHAPNEHLHLENFDLGMETLAHYYHMLKDVEMK, via the coding sequence ATGGAACAAAAAGTTATTGATTATTTAAAAGAGAATCGAGAACGACATTTAAAAGAATTGACCGAATTTTTAGCAATTCCCAGTGTCAGTGCTTTATCTGAACATAATGAAGATACAGAGAGAGCAGCCGAGTGGGTCAAAGGGCAGTTAGATGAAATTGGTTTCACTGAAGCGAAAGTAATGCCGAGTGATGGTAAACCAGTTGTATACGGGAATTATATCCAAGACGAAAATGCACCTACCGTATTGATTTATGGCCATTATGACGTACAACCTGTAGATCCAGTTGAATTATGGGATTCTCCGCCATTTGAAGCTACTGTTCGTGATAATAAATTATATGCTCGCGGGGCAACTGATGACAAAGGTCAAGTATTTATGCATTTGAAAGTAATGGAAGCTATATTAAAGTCGGAAGCTGCTTCTCCAGTTAATTTCAAAGTACTTATCGAAGGAGAAGAAGAAATAGGAAGTCCGACATTACCTGCTTTTGCTGAAAAACATCAGGATTTATTGCAGGCAGATCTTATTGTTGTATCAGATTCAGCGCTGATTGAGAAAGGTAAGCCAACGATTACATATGGCTTAAGAGGTTTAGCTGGTATACAAATCGACGTTAAAGGTGCAAAAGGTGATCTTCACTCTGGTGAGTATGGTGGAGGTGTGATGAATCCTGTACATGCATTGGTTAAAATTTTGGATTCATTCAAAGATGAATATAATCGTGTTACTGTAGATGGATTTTATGATCAAGTTCCTGAACTTTCTCAAGAAGAACGTGATGCACTAGCTGCAGTTCCTTTCGATGAAGAAAAATTAAGAAAAGAGTTAGATGTACCTGAATTTGAAGGGGAAAATGGCTACTCATATACAGAACGCACATCGGTTCGTCCAACTTTAGAAGTCAACGGTATTTATGGTGGATTCCAAGGTGAAGGAATTAAGACTGTGTTACCTTCAAAGGCTTCAGCCAAGGTTACTTGTCGGTTAGTACCTGACCAAGACCCTGACAAGATTGTAGAATTATTGACTGAGCACGTTGAAAACAATGCACCTAGTAGCGTTACGGTGGAAGTTACGCCATTCGATAAAGGTAAGCCGTATGTAACACCGTTTGACCATCCAGTAATTGCAACGGCTGCAAAGGCCTATGAAAAAGTGTACAAAGAAGAGACAGCGTACATTCGCGGAGGAGGGTCCATTCCTATTGTAGCTGAGTTGGACCGTATACTCGGAGTACCCGTCGTGTTGATGGGATTCGGGTTACCGGATGAGAATTTACATGCACCGAATGAACACTTGCACTTAGAAAACTTCGATTTAGGGATGGAAACACTCGCTCACTATTATCACATGCTCAAAGATGTTGAAATGAAATAA
- a CDS encoding M24 family metallopeptidase, producing MAFDIKEYQERLQKTKQSMEKKGIEVLLITDPANMNYLSGYDAWSFYVHQMLIIIVDEPQPIWIGRLMDANGAKATTWIYDENIMAYPDYYVHSEEFHPMQFMAEILKEIGQGNRVIGVEMDQYYFTAQAYMSLVQNLPNATFKNATSLVNWVRMIKSDQELEYMHHAARIAEKAMEAGVNSIYAGTRECDTAAAIYYELIKGTEEYGGDYPSIVPMLPTGDHTSCPHLTWTEKPFVEGNNVIIELAGCYKRYHIPLARTVAIGHSSERSERLAQVVAEGIDEVFAIAKPGVRLEELEEKWRTTIRKYGLEKESRLGYSIGMNYPPDWGEHTASIRKGEKTELQPNMAFHFIPAIWFDHDGIEISESFQVTETGIQPFTNYARELLVTNPYHLPDQSKGIIS from the coding sequence CTGGCGTTCGACATCAAGGAATACCAAGAAAGACTTCAAAAGACGAAGCAATCAATGGAAAAGAAAGGGATAGAGGTGCTATTAATTACTGATCCGGCAAATATGAACTACCTGTCGGGTTATGATGCTTGGTCTTTTTACGTTCACCAAATGCTGATTATCATTGTAGATGAACCTCAACCAATTTGGATTGGTCGTTTGATGGATGCTAATGGTGCAAAGGCGACCACTTGGATTTATGACGAAAATATCATGGCTTATCCTGATTACTATGTGCATTCAGAAGAGTTTCACCCGATGCAGTTCATGGCTGAAATTTTAAAAGAAATCGGTCAGGGTAACCGAGTGATCGGTGTGGAAATGGATCAATATTATTTCACTGCTCAGGCTTACATGTCATTGGTCCAAAATCTTCCGAATGCTACTTTTAAAAATGCTACCTCATTAGTCAATTGGGTGAGGATGATTAAATCCGATCAAGAATTAGAATATATGCATCATGCTGCAAGGATTGCTGAAAAGGCGATGGAGGCTGGAGTAAATAGCATTTATGCAGGAACAAGGGAATGTGATACGGCTGCCGCCATTTATTATGAACTAATTAAAGGGACTGAAGAATATGGAGGGGATTACCCATCCATTGTCCCAATGCTACCAACAGGTGATCATACTTCTTGTCCGCACCTGACATGGACTGAGAAGCCTTTTGTGGAAGGGAATAATGTCATTATCGAGTTAGCAGGTTGTTACAAAAGGTACCATATACCACTTGCAAGGACAGTTGCTATTGGACATTCATCGGAAAGATCAGAGCGTTTAGCTCAAGTAGTTGCTGAAGGGATAGATGAAGTATTTGCTATAGCTAAACCTGGTGTGCGTTTAGAGGAGCTGGAAGAAAAATGGCGTACAACGATTCGAAAGTACGGTTTGGAAAAAGAGTCGAGGTTAGGATATTCAATTGGAATGAATTACCCACCTGATTGGGGTGAGCATACAGCAAGTATCAGAAAAGGAGAGAAGACAGAATTACAACCGAATATGGCATTTCATTTTATACCTGCTATTTGGTTCGATCATGATGGAATAGAAATAAGTGAATCGTTCCAGGTGACAGAGACTGGGATTCAACCATTTACTAATTACGCTAGAGAATTATTAGTGACAAATCCTTATCATTTACCAGATCAGAGCAAAGGGATTATAAGCTGA